In Aspergillus fumigatus Af293 chromosome 6, whole genome shotgun sequence, the genomic window AATATGTCTGTTCCACAAATCTTCAAGGATGTTATTTTTTGTGAATGAAACATGCATGAATGCGGTCTATGCGCGTTGCGTGGGTAATGTTTatgcagcagatgatgcgCCTGCTACCTTCTCTTTGGTCTAATGAATGGATCggcctctttctttttgcgCATCAGAGGAGGTGGTTTGACTCCATTGCCGGGTCTTTgcggcggacgaggagggagCTGTAGGTACTGGTTAGTCCTTCATGCCTTCATAGCACTGCAGGTATTACATACAATTGCTGACCCTGAACCTGACGATGGACCATCTGAGGGCTTGTTATTGCCCAAAGGAGCGAATGCTGGCCCATCCCGTGACGGTTTGACCAAGCCCTGCGATATGTCTTAGCTGTGGTCTCAACAGGTTGAATAAGTTGTACTAATCTAAACCTACAGCGGTGTTGGTAGGCACATTAGCATCAATCTTGCGTCGGGGGCCTTTGGGTGGATTGGGAACGGAGTCCGAGCTTCGAGGTTTAGAAACCTTAGAAGTATCGGGCGATTCTGAACCCGTACGCTTGCGCTTGCCCGGCGCGTTGCTCTGGTCGGGCTTACGTTTCTCAGGCTTCTTATCCTCGCGCGGCGGCGGATCAGAAGAGACCTGTAGAACCGGCACTTTCGGATCATGTCCTCCAAGCTGTTTCTGACGCTGACGTTCGgtcctctgcttcttcatctgagCATGTTGATGCTCCTCTCGTGCAATACGacttttctctttctttgaCAGCTCCCTCGCAGATTGACAACGCTGTGCATCGTGTCCGAACTCACCACATTGCAGGCAGCGTTCTGCCATACAAACCACGCGTGTATGCCCTGAGCGCCCACATCTGTAGCAGGTGCCACGCGATGCCTCCTTCGCGTCAATATTGTCACAATTGTGGGTCATATGAGCAAAGCTGCCACAGTAACCGCATGTTCGGGTATCATCCAAACCGTTGGGACCGCCTGACGGCAGGTCTGGCGGGGGTTCAGTTGGAGTGCCTCTCCTAGAGACTGATGTAGAGATGGAGGACTCTGAAGTTGGCCGGTCAAAGGAAGCTGAGGTCGGTCTCGAGGCGGGTTCGGAACCAGCAGCCTTGAGTGAGGCTGTAGGATTTGGAGACTCGGCATCCATCATATCGATGTTTTTGTAACCAGTAAATTGTGGCCGCTGAAGAATGCCCAGAATGTCACCGTCGGTATATACATTTCTTCGACGCGCATCCTTAATCAACCCATTCCAGAATTCGCCTTGCACCAAAGACTGCGAATTACCAAGAACCCATAGGGATGATTTGGCACGCGTTAGACCGACATTCATACGGCGAATGTCTGCCAAGAAACCAATTCCTTTGTTGGATGCTCTGACACAAGAGAAGATGATAACTTCACTCTCCCGACCTTGGAAGGCATCCGTTGTGTTAAAGTCAACCATGTTAAAGATAGCGTTTCCGTACCTTGCGGCAAACTGTGTCTTCAGCTCCCTCAGCTGACccttgtacggagtaatgaTACCTATTTTCCCACTGAAGTCATACTCGCGGAAATCCGTGATCAGTCGTTCGTAGAGTTGCATAGCCACCCGCAACTCCGCCAAGTTGATCAGAGAGTGACCCTTCGTTGTATTTTGATGGAGGCCCTGCACATCGAAGAAACGATATGGGCCAAGAAGCTCGCTCTGATGCCATGGACGAGCACGAAGTTTGGCCATGTTCGGCCCGTCCTTTAGTTTCCCGTCATAGAACGCAGCGCTGGGGTAAACGCTGATTTCTGGATGCATACGGTATTGAGTATCGAGTAGATGTACATCCTTTGGGTGGTTGGCCTGCATTCTGACGAACAAACTCTGCTCGTATTGGAATTTAGAAGCAACTTTCGATAAAACAGTGGGCGGCAGTTGCTTCGGGTCTCCAACCAGAATACATTTGGAGCACCCATATTTTAGGGGAATAAGGGCACTGAGTTCGATTGACTGAGCAGCTTCATCGATAACAACGGTTTCAAACTCAATACTCAAGTTCTGGAACATCTCGTGGCCGCTACCGCTGAGAGTGGCACAGATGACATGGGCATTGTTAATGATTTCCTGTTGAATGCGTCGCCTATTCAAATCTGCATCGCGTGCTGCCGAGTGATTCTTGTCCCTCGCAGTATCGATCTCTTGGCTAAGctgcgtcttcttcttcttgagcaGATCGAACTCTCGTTCCAATTCTTCTGGCACGGGTAAGCCCTGAGCTCTGCATTGATCGATCTTTGCGCGGGTCTCCTTAAACGCGGTATCCGCAGCTTTGTGTTCCATATAAATCGTCTGTAAGTCCCGTTCGCCCGAGTCTTTACGTGGATTTTGGCTCAATCGAGCGTTGACGAGCTCATCTAAGGTCACATCGAGAACATTCGTGTTGATAGCATCACTTCTGCCCAGACGGATGACGTTTAATTTTTCGTGACGTCCGTGGATAGTTTTGACACCCTCCTTGAATCGCATCACCAACTCGTCGACAGCAGCGTTACTCGGAGCACAGACTAGTAGCTTTTTCGACGTTGTAGTTCTTCCAGGGACCCTCGGATTTGTCACTCCCGTCGGCCGTGAAATTGTCACGCCCTGGTCACCGAGAACATTGCTGAGAAGGGCACCCACAAGGGCGACTATCGTCTTCGTTTTTCCAGAACCGGGGGGCCCTTGGATCAGGGTAAAGGCATCGTTGTCTAAAGCTGATTTGATTGCCTTTGCCTGGGCTGGATTGACATTGTAATTGTCCGCGATCGGTTTCAGGCTAGCATCGGAGTAGTGGAGGATCGGCGATGGTTTGGCTTTGATGACTTCCTCGCACAAATCATAATACTGCAGAGCCATGAGAGCACCATACTCTCGTTCAAGAGGAGTCAATGAGGTTATCTTCGCACCCCAGATTGTAACTCCAGGTCCGAGTGAGTTGATGAAGGGGCTCCCGGGATTCACCCGATACGATATTTCAACCGTGCCCCTCTTCTTGTTGATGCCGGCAACCCTTGCGAAGCAGTGAGGGGCAGAAGAATCGGATGTTGGCCTGCTCGACTTAGAAAGAAGGACGATATCGGCTTCGCTGAGACCGAGGTCTTTGACCTCAAGCGACGGTAGAACTGTGCTGACTTCGACAAAAGAGTCCACGGAGAGACGGGTGGCAACCTTGATTTCGAATGGTCTAAATGTTCCTTCCTCCTTCGTTGAGTTGAACCCTTGCCAAGCTTCCAAGATCAGAAGAGGTTCGAACGTTTTTTGGTACTCGAGCGGGTCTTTGAAAGTGTTCGATACCAGGCTGTAGTCAGTGCGACCAGAATTTGGCGGaagatcaccatttgcaaAAAAGTCCCAAGCGAGGATTGTACGATGCAAAGAAGATAGGTCTGGCGCGAGCCGTGCCCGCATATCTTTCGCAGAGCGCACCTGCTTGATCTTTTTGACAGGACCCTGTTGCTTCAGTGATAGTTTTTTACTCTCTTCATAGGCTTTGATTGCGTCCGGCTGAGATCTTGCCTTCGGCCCGAAGAGCTCCTTATCGAGTTCGTCCTCGCTTTCCGACTCCGATTCAGAGTCCGAAGACACCATCATACTTTCCTCGACAGTAGTATGAACTTTGCCTTTGACCCCGATACCACTCAACCCAGACCCTTGTTCAGCAGTCTGTTCCCCAACGCCACGGGCAggaagattcttcttcaaacGTGCAAGTTCGGCAAGGTCACGCTTTCTCTtggcttctttctccttctcgcgTTTTTCACGGAAGGACTGAACTGTCAAATTAGGTTTCAAGGGTGCAGCAGAGGGTTTCGGAATTGCAGGAAGGGCCTTGGCCGCCTTGTCCCCTCTTCTCCTAGCTTCAGCTACAAGCCTCTCTTTATTGAGCTCAACAGACCGCGATAGCTGCATCAGAACATCATCTGGTACATTGTCTTCATCGAACTCATCTTCACTGGTTGTTTTGGCTGGACTAGGTGTAGCGGAGACTTCGGCTGGTTTGGCAAATGCGGTGATCATACTCTGTTTCTTGAGGCTAGCGGTGGAAGCCGTCACAACAGGTTTCTTGTAGTATGCCTCAAGAGCTCGAACAAGCTCTGCTTTCTCTCGCAATGTCAGGATAGTCTTGATGGTGGACTTGACCGCAACTCCTTCAATGAAACTTAGAGCATCGTCTTTAACTGTTGTCACGCTAAGTTCCCCTAATCGGCGAAGCAGCTTTGCTACCAGTCCTACCAGCGTAGTTGCCAAATATTCATCTTTCAGGCGGAGCCATTTGACCATCGCGCTCATGGTCGTGGTTGGGGACTTCAAAAAATTCTCTCGAGCAGAAGCCTCCTGGCTGGGATCCGCATCGACAACAGCGCTCAAGAAAACACCGTACTGGTCGAAAAGCAGGTCTGCAAATTGAATCGTGTCCCTGCAAAATTCCAGCATTACAGCTTTGTCGTTACCTCTGAGATGCCATGCctcagtttcatcaaagatAGTGCTTAACGCTTGCCAGAGATACTCCCAAAGCTTCTGGAGGGAAAGAATCTCTCTCCGATCAGCAAGCTTACGAGTTCTGAGCATTCCTGTCTGACTATCACAGAGGATATCAATGATATCTGTTCCGGTGTGTAACATTCGCGGCGCAGAAGCAAATGTCTTCATATTTGAGATTCGTCGGAAAGACCAACTAAGTCCGTACATCGTCGTTATGAAAAAGGACTgtagaagatgagagatCGCATCCCTTCTAGCTGACTGACCGCtcatgttcttgatgaggtCGACAGCAGCTTGATAGGTGTCAAGATCCGCTGCGAACAGAGCAGAGATCAATGCACTACTGGTATCTTGGCTCTTGAGCAGTTCGTTGAGATGCTCGGGCTTGAAATCAGCAAGGCGCTCAATAATTTGGCATGAGAGTCGAGTCAGATGACCATAAATCAGGTTGAAATGTGTCTTCTCCGGACTTGACTCGCCTTTCGTCGGAAATGTTTCCAAGCCAACCAGGGGCAATATACCAAGCAGCGCCGAGGTCGAAAGCGCACGATTATCCTCGTGAAGATTCCTGACAACAGCTTCCCAGATAGAAGCTGAGTAGGTGCTTACGCcatgctgaagaagattctgCCGTAAAATAACTTCGTAATCGCTCTTCAAGGATTGGCACTCAAGGGCCAATGTATTACGGATAACGTCCATGCATAAAGAGGATATCTCCTCTTGGCGTCTCTGCTCCACTGCGAACTTGGGAGGGTTCAAAATTGTCTCGATATTTGCGCTCACAACTCCCATGGTCTCAGACAACACGATGCGCGCCACCGAGCCTCGTGAAGATTCATTGTCAGTGAAGCTGCGAAGTGTTTGAAGTAAACTAGCCAGTCCAACATAAAAACAATGATACCGAGCCAAGTCCGGGAAGCGCGGGTTTTGGAGtcgatcaaggagctgatAGACAAGAGATCTGCAGGCTGAAGGTTGGTGCGCGCCCTTCAAGGACGACATGAAAGGTTCAACCCAAGAGAGCATATCCTTCAAAGCGGACTTCTCGTAAGGCTCCCCCTCGCTGATTTGCATCAAGAAGGCCTCTAGCTGAGGGTTATAGAAAACGAGCTCGATGATTGCTTGAGGGGAAATCGTTTGCATAGCATCCCAGAAGTCCCCCGGGGCTTTTTCGAGGAAGATCTGAATCGTGTTGAGAAGGAAACGCAGACCTGGAGATTGAATTCCAAGATGTTCCACAGAAAGGCGGCACGGGTCTATTTCAAGCGCCCGTAGGTGATGCGTAATTTGGTCCTTATCCAATCTCTTCACTACAAGTTGCATGCCACGCCAAAGTCGCTGGATAACAGCTATCTGAGGCGGTTGCTGTGAGGCTGTTTTCAACATGTCGAGAAGCCCCTCTTTGATCGCCCAGTCGAACTCAAGCGCGGTCGGCGGCCGTGAGTAGCGCATCCAGGAGTGAATAGCCCAGAAGCTTCGGCTCTGGTTGGAGTCAAATAAAAATCGGGTGACAGCAGGGACGTAATCCGAGACTTTAAGACTACGTTTTGTTTGAATAAGCCGGAATGGCTCGTCGAAGTGCTCCTGCAGAAGAGTGTCATTGCGAAGCATGGCCTCGCAACTCAGACTCTCAAAGATTGACAAGAGCGATGCTCGATCCAACACATGAAGCCCGATCTCTTGAGGTGGGACTTCTTTCAGCTTCGCTGTCGCCGTCGCCAAATTCTTCGTAATCCTCTTGACGTCCCAATCGTCGAGCATGCGGGCGAATTTctcaatatcctcatcatcgtaGTTCTCCTTAAGCTGCTCCATCAGCCAGATCTTGCCCGTGTAGTACTGTTTGATGCAGAGATCACATTTCTCGAGCGCATCGTCCAATTTGCGCCAGATCCAGgtctgcagctcctcaacgCCCTCCTGGTTATATGCCAATATGCGCATGCAGGAAAGGAACTTCTCTCGCCGACTGCTGGCCTCAGCCACAAGTTCCGCTGCGCTTTTTCCCGCATCATCTATCTCGTTCGGGTCATCGTATCGACCATGGTCGTCATCGTGTTGTCGAGGGCACAAAATATGGACGTTATCGGGAAGGGCTCGCAGCTCCCTACAAGTACAAAGGTCATTTAGTATTGCCATCAATCCATCACAATATAAAAGAGAAACCTTTCTTCCCTTGACAAGGCTACTCAATACTCACCCGACAATATCCATGAAGTCCATGGTCTCACACCCGACTACTCAAGTCTGCTGATGCAAATGAGGGCGTCCGCGCATTACTTCTTCAAAGACCGATATTTTTGGGTCGTATTGTGACGGCAGGGCGCCTCTTTTTGAAGCAAACTATCTGTGCAGCGAGTGATTGCACTTTCCTACTACACCATAGTTACTCGTGGCGACAGCTTAAGAGAGGTTTGGCAGGGCTCAAATCCACCAATATCAGTGCAGGGCAAGGAAAATGTGAATGACAGTCGAGGCAGAACCCTCCGCCTGCTCAAATAACTCGCAAACAAGGACATTCACTTGCGCCTCTTCGCAAATCGAACAACAAACGAAGTGCCAAATGAGGTTG contains:
- a CDS encoding putative tRNA-splicing endonuclease — encoded protein: MDFMDIVGELRALPDNVHILCPRQHDDDHGRYDDPNEIDDAGKSAAELVAEASSRREKFLSCMRILAYNQEGVEELQTWIWRKLDDALEKCDLCIKQYYTGKIWLMEQLKENYDDEDIEKFARMLDDWDVKRITKNLATATAKLKEVPPQEIGLHVLDRASLLSIFESLSCEAMLRNDTLLQEHFDEPFRLIQTKRSLKVSDYVPAVTRFLFDSNQSRSFWAIHSWMRYSRPPTALEFDWAIKEGLLDMLKTASQQPPQIAVIQRLWRGMQLVVKRLDKDQITHHLRALEIDPCRLSVEHLGIQSPGLRFLLNTIQIFLEKAPGDFWDAMQTISPQAIIELVFYNPQLEAFLMQISEGEPYEKSALKDMLSWVEPFMSSLKGAHQPSACRSLVYQLLDRLQNPRFPDLARYHCFYVGLASLLQTLRSFTDNESSRGSVARIVLSETMGVVSANIETILNPPKFAVEQRRQEEISSLCMDVIRNTLALECQSLKSDYEVILRQNLLQHGVSTYSASIWEAVVRNLHEDNRALSTSALLGILPLVGLETFPTKGESSPEKTHFNLIYGHLTRLSCQIIERLADFKPEHLNELLKSQDTSSALISALFAADLDTYQAAVDLIKNMSGQSARRDAISHLLQSFFITTMYGLSWSFRRISNMKTFASAPRMLHTGTDIIDILCDSQTGMLRTRKLADRREILSLQKLWEYLWQALSTIFDETEAWHLRGNDKAVMLEFCRDTIQFADLLFDQYGVFLSAVVDADPSQEASARENFLKSPTTTMSAMVKWLRLKDEYLATTLVGLVAKLLRRLGELSVTTVKDDALSFIEGVAVKSTIKTILTLREKAELVRALEAYYKKPVVTASTASLKKQSMITAFAKPAEVSATPSPAKTTSEDEFDEDNVPDDVLMQLSRSVELNKERLVAEARRRGDKAAKALPAIPKPSAAPLKPNLTVQSFREKREKEKEAKRKRDLAELARLKKNLPARGVGEQTAEQGSGLSGIGVKGKVHTTVEESMMVSSDSESESESEDELDKELFGPKARSQPDAIKAYEESKKLSLKQQGPVKKIKQVRSAKDMRARLAPDLSSLHRTILAWDFFANGDLPPNSGRTDYSLVSNTFKDPLEYQKTFEPLLILEAWQGFNSTKEEGTFRPFEIKVATRLSVDSFVEVSTVLPSLEVKDLGLSEADIVLLSKSSRPTSDSSAPHCFARVAGINKKRGTVEISYRVNPGSPFINSLGPGVTIWGAKITSLTPLEREYGALMALQYYDLCEEVIKAKPSPILHYSDASLKPIADNYNVNPAQAKAIKSALDNDAFTLIQGPPGSGKTKTIVALVGALLSNVLGDQGVTISRPTGVTNPRVPGRTTTSKKLLVCAPSNAAVDELVMRFKEGVKTIHGRHEKLNVIRLGRSDAINTNVLDVTLDELVNARLSQNPRKDSGERDLQTIYMEHKAADTAFKETRAKIDQCRAQGLPVPEELEREFDLLKKKKTQLSQEIDTARDKNHSAARDADLNRRRIQQEIINNAHVICATLSGSGHEMFQNLSIEFETVVIDEAAQSIELSALIPLKYGCSKCILVGDPKQLPPTVLSKVASKFQYEQSLFVRMQANHPKDVHLLDTQYRMHPEISVYPSAAFYDGKLKDGPNMAKLRARPWHQSELLGPYRFFDVQGLHQNTTKGHSLINLAELRVAMQLYERLITDFREYDFSGKIGIITPYKGQLRELKTQFAARYGNAIFNMVDFNTTDAFQGRESEVIIFSCVRASNKGIGFLADIRRMNVGLTRAKSSLWVLGNSQSLVQGEFWNGLIKDARRRNVYTDGDILGILQRPQFTGYKNIDMMDAESPNPTASLKAAGSEPASRPTSASFDRPTSESSISTSVSRRGTPTEPPPDLPSGGPNGLDDTRTCGYCGSFAHMTHNCDNIDAKEASRGTCYRCGRSGHTRVVCMAERCLQCGEFGHDAQRCQSARELSKKEKSRIAREEHQHAQMKKQRTERQRQKQLGGHDPKVPVLQVSSDPPPREDKKPEKRKPDQSNAPGKRKRTGSESPDTSKVSKPRSSDSVPNPPKGPRRKIDANVPTNTAGLVKPSRDGPAFAPLGNNKPSDGPSSGSGSAILPPRPPQRPGNGVKPPPLMRKKKEADPFIRPKRR